In a single window of the Branchiostoma floridae strain S238N-H82 chromosome 2, Bfl_VNyyK, whole genome shotgun sequence genome:
- the LOC118410038 gene encoding leucine-rich repeat-containing protein 49-like isoform X5, with amino-acid sequence MSSWGWWKKQSPCSDRVIFAESPSAPGIPIVYRTQEERASNPDRLNLDRRRLTVCPILEGEEHLRLLNLQHNLISKIQHLSNLRRLIFLDLYDNQIEEITGLAALKSLRVLMLGKNRIKKIANLDNLQKLDVLDLHGNLISKIENLQHLSELRVLNLAGNSIIHVENLSGMDSLAELNLRRNQIVNVTEVDTLPSIQRLFLSFNNISSFDDIACLGESASLSEVSLDGNPLAQEAFYKQTILKHMVQLRQLDMRRISEEERRIAAVMARKEEEKKRETNKMAIIKENRKLAIRNAARQWQMTQLPALSKSSRFHPDNQPPEKRRLAINNAARNWEANQSAALSKIGRFQPLPQKDAVRKRGSQPEDEENRNLPPNWQDTSSKSSQDSLSGDAWVAGEGAEGRGERTTSQSSYRSESQTSVRSTDRPRSPDSISNDIGQSHLAELEGEVLHLYGAGALDSLDRNWGIQAAGSVTAVSFHFIDFDHISRQLHKIRNRFPNVQTLIFNETNISNLQQFNTLASLRRLDNLTLVPEGNPVTQFTLWKQYVLFRLAHFSLRKINDTEVTNSDMVNAEKMFGTLSHITTSQLPQSRLLTLLGETRRKKLGMVNERFRKSEGEDGKSERASESVGRAGLQYMCEDLAKDKLKEQTSRTKFSHSYIKELTKEATMGNKKQQAVQQVWQYLFREMVQKCVHDMTDSHRYMRELMDDFEGKKQQS; translated from the exons ATGTCGTCTTGGGGGTGGTGGAAGAAACAGAGTCCTTGCA gTGACAGGGTCATCTTTGCGGAGAGCCCCTCTGCACCAGGGATCCCCATTGTGTACAGGACACAGGAGGAGAGGGCCAGCAACCCGGACAGACTCAACTTAGATAG GAGACGGCTGACAGTCTGTCCCATCTTGGAGGGGGAGGAACACCTGAGACTACTCAACCTTCAGCACAACCTCATCTCTAAGATCCAGCACCTGTCCAACCTCAGGAGACTCATCTTCCTGGACCTGTATGATAATCAGATAGAGGAGATCACAGGCCTGGCTGCTCTCAAGTCCCTCAGGGTACTTATGCTGGGCAAAAATAG AATCAAGAAAATTGCTAACCTGGATAATCTTCAAAAACTGGATGTCTTAGATCTCCATGGAAACCTG ATCAGTAAGATTGAGAACCTGCAGCACCTGAGTGAACTGAGAGTACTGAACCTGGCAGGGAACAGTATCATCCATGTGGAGAACCTCAGTGGCATGGACTCACTCGCTGAGCTCAACCTGCGCAGGAACCAGATCGTCAATGTG ACAGAGGTAGACACCCTGCCCAGCATACAGAGACTTTTCCTCAGCTTCAACAATATATCCAG CTTTGATGACATAGCGTGTCTGGGCGAGTCTGCGTCCCTGTCGGAGGTGTCGTTGGACGGAAACCCACTGGCACAGGAGGCCTTCTACAAACAAACCATCCTCAAACACATGGTGCAGCTCAGGCAGCTGGACATGAGGAGAATATCG GAAGAGGAGAGGCGAATAGCAGCAGTGATGGCTCGGAAAGAGGAAGAGAAGAAGAGAGAGACCAACAAAATGGCCATCATCAAG GAGAATAGAAAGTTGGCTATCCGCAATGCTGCTAGACAATGGCAGATGACACAATTGCCTGCCTTGTCAAAATCTTCACGCTTCCACCCCGACAACCAGCCTCCT GAGAAGAGGAGGCTCGCGATCAACAACGCAGCCAGGAACTGGGAGGCGAACCAGTCCGCCGCCCTGTCGAAGATAGGTCGCTTCCAACCTTTGCCACAGAAGGACGCGGTCAGGAAGAGGGGCAGCCAACCGGAGGATGAGGAAAACAGGAACCTCCCGCCAAACTGGCAGGACACGTCATCAAA AAGCAGTCAGGATAGCCTCTCTGGGGATGCCTGGGTCGCAGGGGAAGGGGCAGAGGGCAGAGGTGAAAGGACAACATCCCAGTCCTCCTACAGGAGTGAGTCACAGACATCTGTCAGGTCTACAGACAGACCAAG GAGTCCAGACAGTATTTCCAATGACATTGGTCAGTCCCACCTGGCGGAGCTGGAGGGGGAGGTGCTGCACCTGTACGGGGCGGGCGCGCTGGACTCGCTGGACAGGAACTGGGGCATCCAGGCCGCCGGCTCCGTCACCGCAGTGTCCTTCCACTTCATCGACTTCGACCACATCTCCAGGCAGCTGCACAAGATCCGCAACAGGTTCCCTAATGTGCAG ACATTGATATTCAATGAGACCAACATCAGTAACCTGCAGCAGTTCAACACCCTGGCCTCGCTGCGACGGCTGGACAACCTGACGCTGGTGCCGGAGGGCAACCCCGTGACTCAGTTCACCCTCTGGAAGCAGTACGTGCTGTTCCGCCTCGCGCACTTCTCTCTCAGGAAAATCAACGACACAGAG GTGACTAACTCAGACATGGTGAATGCAGAGAAGATGTTTGGTACCCTGTCCCACATCACCACCTCCCAGCTTCCACAGTCCAGACTACTCACTCTGCTGGGAGAGACaag GAGAAAGAAGCTCGGCATGGTGAACGAACGGTTCAGGAAGTCGGAAGGTGAGGATGGGAAGAGCGAGCGAGCGTCGGAGTCGGTCGGACGGGCCGGCCTGCAGTACATGTGTGAGGACCTGGCCAAGGACAAACTCAAG GAGCAGACATCCAGGACCAAGTTCTCCCACTCGTACATCAAGGAGCTGACTAAAGAAGCCACCATGGGGAACAAGAAGCAGCAGGCTGTTCAGCAGGTGTGGCAGTACCTGTTCAGGGAGATGGTGCAGAAGTGTGTCCATGACATGACAGACTCCCACAGATACATGAGGGAACTCATGGACGACTTCGAGGGGAAGAAACAACAAAGTTGA